A stretch of the Desulfobacter sp. genome encodes the following:
- a CDS encoding DUF4390 domain-containing protein encodes MKPKGALKKYYILLFSVICFNLLVPGNIFADINAVLSGIKLANTRDDLIAYFKVKNAFKTKTIQAVQNGIPTTFTFYLTLYKTAGNLFDKKIADLKIKSTIKYNSLKEEYTVFRPWKEETPLMTKSFDEAKAWMTEVDNLKVIPLGQLVKADKYQIRIKAELEKVTLPLSLHYVFFFVSFWDFETDWYVINFTY; translated from the coding sequence ATGAAACCAAAGGGTGCTTTAAAAAAATACTATATTCTGCTGTTTTCCGTAATCTGCTTTAATCTGCTGGTGCCGGGAAATATTTTTGCAGATATAAACGCCGTGCTGTCCGGGATCAAACTGGCCAACACCCGGGATGATCTGATCGCCTATTTTAAGGTAAAAAATGCCTTTAAAACAAAAACCATCCAGGCGGTTCAAAACGGAATTCCCACCACCTTTACTTTTTATCTGACCTTGTATAAAACCGCAGGCAACCTGTTTGATAAAAAAATTGCAGATCTAAAAATCAAATCCACCATAAAATACAACTCCCTGAAAGAAGAATACACGGTCTTTCGCCCCTGGAAAGAAGAGACCCCTTTGATGACCAAATCCTTTGACGAGGCAAAGGCCTGGATGACTGAAGTGGACAATCTCAAGGTCATCCCATTAGGCCAGCTGGTCAAGGCAGATAAATATCAAATCCGAATCAAGGCGGAACTGGAAAAGGTCACCCTGCCCCTCTCCCTTCACTATGTCTTCTTTTTTGTCTCTTTCTGGGATTTTGAAACAGACTGGTATGTAATTAATTTTACCTATTAA
- a CDS encoding UDP-3-O-acyl-N-acetylglucosamine deacetylase → MTNFHNQRTIARNVALSGTGVHSGKKTNLTIRPAQENHGIKFRRVDLPGTQDIPALFKLVVDTSLATVLGTNGAIVSTIEHLMASFAGLGIDNALVEVDDYEMPIMDGSAKEFTRALSAAGVVEQNLPKHFIIVKAPIQVTEGDKFVRVLPEPCFKISCSIDFDHPLIGKQRLTYDRSKNNFEKEISHARTFGFIKDLELLKKFSLGKGGSLDNAIVIDNDKILNKGGLNYEDEFVRHKLLDSLGDFSLLGMPIQGHIITHKSGHTLNHLFIKKFLDKKEAWETGPAKR, encoded by the coding sequence ATGACTAATTTTCATAACCAACGCACCATAGCAAGGAATGTAGCCCTGTCCGGCACAGGGGTCCACTCCGGAAAAAAAACCAACCTGACCATCCGGCCGGCCCAGGAAAACCACGGCATAAAATTCAGGCGGGTGGACCTGCCCGGAACCCAGGATATCCCGGCCCTGTTTAAACTGGTGGTCGATACCAGTCTGGCAACTGTTTTAGGAACCAACGGGGCCATTGTATCCACCATTGAACACCTTATGGCCAGTTTTGCAGGCCTGGGCATAGACAATGCTCTGGTTGAGGTGGATGACTATGAAATGCCCATCATGGACGGGTCTGCCAAAGAATTCACCCGGGCCCTGTCCGCTGCAGGCGTCGTGGAGCAGAACCTGCCCAAACATTTTATCATTGTAAAAGCACCCATTCAAGTCACAGAGGGAGACAAATTTGTCCGGGTGCTGCCCGAGCCCTGTTTTAAAATTTCCTGTTCCATTGATTTTGATCATCCCCTTATCGGAAAACAGAGGCTGACCTATGACCGGTCCAAGAATAATTTTGAAAAAGAAATCAGCCACGCCAGGACCTTTGGGTTTATAAAAGACCTTGAGCTCTTAAAAAAATTCAGCCTGGGCAAGGGCGGAAGCCTTGACAATGCCATTGTGATCGATAATGATAAAATCTTAAACAAGGGCGGGTTAAACTATGAAGATGAGTTTGTCCGGCACAAACTTTTGGACAGTCTTGGGGATTTTTCCCTGCTGGGCATGCCCATTCAGGGTCATATCATCACCCACAAGTCCGGACACACCCTGAACCATTTGTTCATCAAAAAGTTTCTGGATAAAAAAGAGGCCTGGGAAACCGGACCGGCAAAACGCTAA
- a CDS encoding PAS domain-containing protein, which translates to MRDEAPDIGQEKSKRKKEGILILIILLVVSGLTIVETRITPFGTDFPLSSTVLMFILININLLLLLSLLLLVFRNLAKLYYEKKNNILGSKIKTRLTIAFIVLALLPTTVLFFFSIQFISTSIAFWFNAPVEKTLDSSLAVGQKLYEYIEDKNAFFAKRAAFQIDSRDLLRPENQEKLTRYTQVIQRAFNRHGVEVYTPDAKRVSLSLANELETMYFGLLTTTDLTRIAPGQTSHTVFQAIEEGEFLRTVSAVPFGTIPAKAKGFIVITTLVSPDLSKNLKSILKGVEEYQQLKLTKKPAQISYYIALSIVALLVIFCAIWFGFQIAKSITIPIMKFAEGTQRIIEGDLDYQIDFKTDDEIGTLIKSFNSMTRQLATGREQIALSEKMLKQQNAELEKSRQYIEIVLKNISAGVISIDKVGIITTINKAAESMLAVNSLDILGKSFRQILKGEYLPMAEKIYAQAAQGAQHIEVPISASVAGTPKHFSLHYSTLKDDVGHNLGAVLVFDDVTELEKAQRMVAWREVARRIAHEVKNPLTPIKLSAQRLKRKYGKEINDTIFTGCADTIVEHVDLIRNLVNQFSTFAKFPDTNMAAARIDNIIMETIALYREGLEQVDIQTNFGDNIPTLKLDHQHMKQAFINLVDNAVYAMNKNGTIVIDLSYEPILKIVRVEIADSGKGISDKEKTKLFEPYFSTKKSGMGLGLAIVNSIVSDHNGVIRVQDNQPKGAKFIIELPA; encoded by the coding sequence ATGAGAGATGAAGCCCCAGACATAGGACAAGAAAAGTCCAAACGTAAAAAGGAAGGAATTCTCATCCTGATCATCCTTTTGGTTGTCAGCGGCCTGACCATTGTGGAAACGCGGATCACCCCTTTTGGAACGGATTTCCCTCTCTCGTCCACTGTTCTCATGTTTATTTTGATCAATATCAACCTGCTTTTATTGCTCAGTCTTTTGCTTCTGGTATTCCGCAACCTTGCCAAGCTCTACTATGAGAAGAAAAACAATATCCTGGGCTCAAAGATAAAGACCCGCCTGACCATTGCCTTTATTGTCCTGGCCCTGTTACCCACCACAGTGCTTTTTTTCTTCTCCATTCAGTTTATTTCCACCTCCATCGCCTTCTGGTTCAATGCACCCGTGGAAAAGACCCTGGACTCATCACTTGCCGTGGGCCAGAAGCTCTATGAATACATTGAAGACAAAAATGCGTTTTTTGCCAAGCGGGCAGCCTTTCAGATTGATTCCCGGGATCTGCTCCGCCCGGAAAACCAGGAAAAACTGACCCGGTATACCCAGGTGATCCAAAGGGCGTTTAACCGGCACGGGGTAGAAGTATATACCCCGGACGCAAAACGGGTGAGTCTCTCTTTGGCCAATGAGCTAGAAACCATGTATTTTGGTCTTTTAACCACCACCGACTTAACCCGTATAGCCCCGGGGCAAACCAGCCATACCGTGTTCCAGGCCATTGAAGAAGGGGAATTTTTAAGAACGGTTTCAGCGGTTCCATTTGGGACAATTCCTGCCAAGGCAAAGGGGTTTATCGTGATCACCACCCTGGTCTCCCCGGATTTGTCAAAAAATCTAAAATCCATTCTCAAAGGGGTGGAAGAATACCAGCAGCTTAAACTGACCAAAAAACCGGCCCAGATTTCATACTATATTGCCCTGTCCATTGTGGCGCTGCTGGTAATATTCTGCGCCATATGGTTTGGATTTCAAATCGCCAAATCCATTACCATCCCCATCATGAAGTTTGCAGAAGGCACCCAGAGAATCATTGAAGGGGACCTTGACTACCAGATTGACTTTAAAACCGACGATGAAATCGGCACCCTGATCAAGAGTTTCAACTCCATGACCCGACAGCTGGCAACCGGAAGAGAGCAGATTGCCCTGTCCGAAAAAATGCTCAAGCAACAGAATGCAGAGCTTGAAAAAAGCCGGCAATACATTGAAATTGTGCTGAAAAACATCTCTGCAGGCGTCATCTCCATAGACAAGGTAGGCATCATCACCACCATCAACAAGGCGGCAGAATCCATGCTTGCGGTCAACAGCCTGGACATTTTGGGCAAAAGTTTTCGGCAAATTTTAAAAGGTGAATACCTGCCCATGGCTGAAAAAATCTATGCCCAGGCAGCCCAGGGGGCCCAGCATATTGAAGTACCGATCTCAGCCTCGGTGGCAGGCACGCCCAAACATTTTTCCCTTCATTACTCCACCCTGAAAGATGATGTCGGCCACAATCTCGGGGCGGTATTGGTCTTTGATGATGTCACGGAACTGGAAAAGGCCCAGCGCATGGTGGCATGGCGGGAGGTGGCCCGGCGCATCGCCCATGAGGTAAAAAATCCTTTAACTCCCATTAAGCTTTCTGCCCAGCGTCTTAAACGCAAATACGGAAAAGAGATCAACGATACCATTTTTACCGGCTGTGCCGACACCATTGTCGAGCATGTGGATTTGATCCGGAACCTGGTCAATCAATTTTCCACCTTTGCCAAGTTCCCGGACACCAATATGGCCGCAGCCCGCATTGACAACATCATCATGGAAACCATTGCCCTGTACAGAGAAGGATTGGAGCAAGTGGACATCCAGACCAATTTCGGGGATAATATCCCGACGTTGAAACTGGACCACCAGCATATGAAACAGGCCTTTATCAACCTTGTTGACAATGCGGTCTATGCCATGAACAAAAACGGCACCATTGTTATTGATTTGTCCTATGAGCCAATTTTAAAAATTGTCCGTGTTGAAATTGCCGATTCAGGAAAAGGCATTTCAGACAAGGAAAAAACAAAACTATTTGAACCTTATTTTTCAACTAAAAAATCAGGTATGGGATTAGGCCTGGCCATTGTAAACTCTATTGTGTCCGACCATAACGGGGTCATCCGGGTTCAGGACAACCAGCCCAAAGGCGCTAAATTCATTATTGAACTGCCGGCCTGA
- a CDS encoding LysE family translocator, with protein sequence MTEFYTATMMLSIASFGLAMTMTPGPNNAMLLSSGLTFGYKRTIPHALGITFGFPVMVICVGMGIGKLFESYPVIYSALKIVGISYLVWMAWHIANTKGSLDPANIKDRPFTFLQAALFQWVNPKAWIAAITSTSAFITDHQIATIQVVVISCIYFLCAILSTNSWALGGVVLRKFIQNEKLVQTFNIIMALLIVGSVIPFVFGHGSMSKFQG encoded by the coding sequence ATGACCGAGTTTTATACAGCGACAATGATGCTATCGATTGCCTCATTTGGCTTAGCCATGACTATGACCCCTGGCCCAAACAATGCCATGCTATTGTCCTCAGGACTTACCTTTGGCTACAAACGGACGATACCTCATGCTTTAGGGATTACTTTTGGATTTCCTGTAATGGTTATCTGTGTTGGAATGGGTATCGGAAAGCTATTTGAAAGTTATCCAGTTATATATTCGGCTTTAAAAATCGTTGGAATATCATATTTAGTATGGATGGCTTGGCATATAGCCAATACAAAGGGTTCGCTTGACCCGGCGAATATCAAGGATCGACCATTCACTTTCCTACAAGCCGCATTATTTCAGTGGGTGAATCCAAAAGCATGGATAGCAGCGATAACATCAACATCTGCTTTTATTACAGACCATCAAATCGCAACTATTCAGGTTGTGGTTATTTCATGCATATATTTCTTGTGTGCAATTCTTTCAACCAATTCATGGGCATTGGGTGGCGTAGTGTTGAGGAAATTTATCCAAAATGAAAAGTTAGTGCAGACTTTTAATATCATAATGGCACTCTTAATCGTAGGATCAGTTATCCCTTTCGTATTTGGACACGGCTCAATGTCCAAATTTCAGGGGTAA
- a CDS encoding IS256 family transposase, with the protein MTEENTEFDFQKALKGIQEGKPFTGKGGVLTSLIKNLAEAALEGELESHLGQEVSANRRNGKSKKTIKSLDDKFELKTPRDRAGTFSPQIVKKHQTTLSDEIERKIIALYGLGMSYNDMASHLQEIYGLEISNATLSTITDKIIHTVKEWQARPLENVYPIVWLDAIHYKVRENGKVGSKAVYTILGVNIEGRKEVLGLYISENEGANFWLQVLTDLSNRGVKDILIACVDGLKGFPEAIETIFPDTEVQLCVVHQIRNSLKYVGSKNKKEFMADLKRVYKAVNKDLAEEELDILENKWNDKYPIVIKSWRNNWERLSHFFKYPEEIRRIIYTTNTIEAVHRQFRKLTKTKGSFPNQDSLLKLLYMGIQNASKKWTIPIQNWSLTISQLAIFFEGRLDKELGI; encoded by the coding sequence ATGACCGAAGAAAACACCGAATTTGATTTTCAAAAAGCCCTTAAAGGCATCCAGGAAGGTAAACCCTTCACAGGTAAGGGCGGCGTCCTTACATCATTAATCAAAAATCTTGCTGAAGCTGCTCTTGAAGGAGAGTTGGAGTCCCATCTCGGGCAGGAAGTTTCTGCCAACCGCCGTAATGGAAAAAGCAAAAAGACCATTAAATCCCTGGATGATAAATTTGAGCTAAAAACCCCGCGTGACAGGGCCGGAACCTTCTCTCCACAGATCGTCAAAAAACATCAGACAACGCTCAGCGATGAAATTGAAAGAAAGATAATAGCCCTTTACGGCCTGGGCATGAGTTATAATGATATGGCTTCCCATTTACAGGAAATCTATGGACTTGAGATTTCAAATGCCACTCTGAGCACCATTACCGATAAAATCATCCATACCGTCAAAGAATGGCAGGCCAGGCCGTTGGAAAATGTGTACCCAATCGTATGGCTTGATGCCATACATTATAAAGTACGAGAAAACGGAAAGGTCGGCAGCAAGGCCGTTTACACAATTCTTGGGGTGAATATCGAGGGCCGCAAAGAGGTTCTTGGGCTGTACATATCCGAGAATGAGGGTGCGAACTTCTGGCTGCAGGTGTTAACAGACCTTTCAAACCGAGGGGTAAAAGATATCCTGATTGCCTGTGTTGATGGTCTAAAAGGTTTTCCCGAGGCCATTGAGACCATATTCCCGGACACAGAAGTTCAACTCTGCGTAGTCCACCAGATCCGAAATTCATTGAAATACGTTGGTTCCAAAAATAAAAAGGAATTTATGGCAGATCTAAAACGTGTTTATAAAGCGGTCAATAAGGATCTGGCCGAAGAAGAACTGGATATCTTGGAAAATAAATGGAATGACAAATACCCGATTGTGATAAAATCCTGGCGGAACAACTGGGAACGCCTCAGTCATTTCTTTAAATATCCAGAAGAGATTCGACGGATAATATACACCACAAATACCATTGAGGCTGTGCATCGACAGTTTCGAAAACTGACCAAAACAAAGGGATCATTCCCGAACCAGGACAGCCTGTTAAAGCTGCTTTACATGGGGATCCAGAACGCCAGTAAAAAATGGACAATACCGATTCAAAATTGGTCACTGACAATTTCCCAGTTGGCAATTTTCTTTGAAGGCCGGCTGGATAAAGAGCTGGGAATTTGA
- a CDS encoding IS256 family transposase produces MTEENTEFDFQKALKGIQEGKPFTGKGGVLTSLIKNLAEAALEGELESHLGQEVSANRRNGKSKKTIKSLDDKFELKTPRDRAGTFSPQIVKKHQTTLSDEIERKIIALYGLGMSYNDMASHLQEIYGLEISNATLSTITDKIIHTVKEWQARPLENVYPIVWLDAIHYKVRENGKVGSKAVYTILGVNIEGRKEVLGLYISENEGANFWLQVLTDLSNRGVKDILIACVDGLKGFPEAIETIFPDTEVQLCVVHQIRNSLKYVGSKNKKEFMADLKRVYKAVNKDLAEEELDILENKWNDKYPIVIKSWRNNWERLSHFFKYPEEIRRIIYTTNTIEAVHRQFRKLTKTKGSFPNQDSLLKLLYMGIQNASKKWTMPIQNWSLTISQLAIFFEGRLDKELGI; encoded by the coding sequence ATGACCGAAGAAAACACCGAATTTGATTTTCAAAAAGCCCTTAAAGGCATCCAGGAAGGTAAACCCTTCACAGGTAAGGGCGGCGTCCTTACATCATTAATCAAAAATCTTGCTGAAGCTGCTCTTGAAGGAGAGTTGGAGTCCCATCTCGGGCAGGAAGTTTCTGCCAACCGCCGTAATGGAAAAAGCAAAAAGACCATTAAATCCCTGGATGATAAATTTGAGCTAAAAACCCCGCGTGACAGGGCCGGAACCTTCTCTCCACAGATCGTCAAAAAACATCAGACAACGCTCAGCGATGAAATTGAAAGAAAGATAATAGCCCTTTACGGCCTGGGCATGAGTTATAATGATATGGCTTCCCATTTACAGGAAATCTATGGACTTGAGATTTCAAATGCCACTCTGAGCACCATTACCGATAAAATCATCCATACCGTCAAAGAATGGCAGGCCAGGCCGTTGGAAAATGTGTACCCAATCGTATGGCTTGATGCCATACATTATAAAGTACGAGAAAACGGAAAGGTCGGCAGCAAGGCCGTTTACACAATTCTTGGGGTGAATATCGAGGGCCGCAAAGAGGTTCTTGGGCTGTACATATCCGAGAATGAGGGTGCGAACTTCTGGCTGCAGGTGTTAACAGACCTTTCAAACCGAGGGGTAAAAGATATCCTGATTGCCTGTGTTGATGGTCTAAAAGGTTTTCCCGAGGCCATTGAGACCATATTCCCGGACACAGAAGTTCAACTCTGCGTAGTCCACCAGATCCGAAATTCATTGAAATACGTTGGTTCCAAAAATAAAAAGGAATTTATGGCAGATCTAAAACGTGTTTATAAAGCGGTCAATAAGGATCTGGCCGAAGAAGAACTGGATATCTTGGAAAATAAATGGAATGACAAATACCCGATTGTGATAAAATCCTGGCGGAACAACTGGGAACGCCTCAGTCATTTCTTTAAATATCCAGAAGAGATTCGACGGATAATATACACCACAAATACCATTGAGGCTGTGCATCGACAGTTTCGAAAACTGACCAAAACAAAGGGATCATTCCCGAACCAGGACAGCCTGTTAAAGCTGCTTTACATGGGGATCCAGAACGCCAGTAAAAAATGGACAATGCCGATTCAAAATTGGTCACTGACAATTTCCCAGTTGGCAATTTTCTTTGAAGGCCGGCTGGATAAAGAGCTGGGAATTTGA
- a CDS encoding YifB family Mg chelatase-like AAA ATPase yields the protein MIAKMHSCAVQGIDAIVVDVEVDISLGLLVFNMVGLAEASVRESKERVRSAIQNAGYTFPMDRVVVNLAPADIKKEGTGLDLPVALGILGASGLFSGEESLGWLVAGELSLDGRVKPVTAALPFALAARDNGYKGIILPRENGAEVSLVKDIEVLGVSHLSQVVDFLSQKSKIPVMAPDLETFISSRPDDFEVDFSRVRGQDHVKRALEVAAAGSHHILMSGPPGSGKSMMAKGLASILPEPDFDEAMEIARIYSIMGKNKAPGQPMGARPFRAPHHSISDAGLVGGGSSPMPGEISLAHNGVLFLDELPEFKRHVLEVLRQPLEQGRITLARARTSATYPEGVQNSVSVE from the coding sequence ATGATTGCAAAAATGCATTCTTGTGCAGTTCAGGGCATTGACGCCATTGTGGTGGATGTGGAGGTGGATATTTCCCTGGGGCTTCTGGTTTTCAACATGGTGGGGCTTGCAGAGGCGTCGGTCCGGGAGAGTAAAGAACGGGTAAGATCCGCCATCCAGAATGCCGGATACACCTTTCCCATGGATCGGGTCGTGGTGAACCTGGCCCCTGCGGATATCAAAAAAGAGGGAACCGGCCTGGATCTTCCCGTGGCCCTGGGCATCCTCGGTGCGTCAGGCCTGTTTTCAGGCGAGGAGAGTCTTGGCTGGTTGGTGGCAGGCGAACTTTCCTTGGACGGCAGGGTGAAGCCGGTGACAGCAGCCCTTCCCTTTGCTCTGGCCGCCAGGGACAATGGGTACAAGGGGATTATCCTGCCCAGGGAAAATGGGGCTGAAGTCTCTCTGGTCAAAGATATTGAGGTCCTTGGTGTCTCCCATCTTTCCCAGGTGGTTGATTTTTTATCCCAGAAATCCAAAATTCCTGTGATGGCGCCTGATCTTGAGACATTTATTTCAAGCCGCCCAGATGATTTCGAGGTGGATTTTTCCCGAGTCCGGGGTCAGGACCATGTGAAACGCGCCTTGGAAGTGGCGGCTGCCGGCAGCCATCATATACTGATGAGCGGTCCGCCGGGCAGCGGCAAGAGCATGATGGCCAAAGGGCTTGCCTCTATTCTTCCTGAGCCTGACTTTGACGAGGCCATGGAAATTGCCCGGATTTATTCCATCATGGGAAAAAACAAAGCGCCTGGGCAGCCCATGGGCGCCCGGCCCTTCAGGGCACCTCATCATTCCATTTCAGATGCCGGCCTTGTGGGTGGGGGATCCTCCCCCATGCCCGGTGAGATCAGTCTTGCCCACAACGGGGTGTTGTTTCTGGATGAACTGCCTGAATTTAAACGGCACGTGCTCGAGGTGCTCCGCCAGCCCCTGGAGCAGGGCCGGATAACCCTGGCCAGGGCCAGGACCAGTGCCACCTATCCCGAGGGCGTTCAAAATTCTGTGTCAGTTGAATGA